One genomic window of Ziziphus jujuba cultivar Dongzao chromosome 4, ASM3175591v1 includes the following:
- the LOC107416313 gene encoding LOW QUALITY PROTEIN: geranylgeranyl pyrophosphate synthase 7, chloroplastic (The sequence of the model RefSeq protein was modified relative to this genomic sequence to represent the inferred CDS: inserted 1 base in 1 codon; substituted 2 bases at 2 genomic stop codons), with protein sequence MALFATNIPRNPTINIGLKFPTRKPFGHLKFVSRNNIRAAINNVEDSSSFVQPHYPLLKLDEEFITMKAIKVNEALEKAMPLQHPEEIHKAMRYALLSHGKRIRPILCLASCELVGGDEHLVMPSACAVEMIHATTLIFNNLPCMDNDDIRRGKPTTQKVFGEETAILAAGALLSLPFQHIAEKXLVSIDRVVRTIVELGSAVGSLGFMGGQLLDLRXKGKEISLKELEYIHVNKAAKLIEASVVCGAITGEGNEMEVERMRKYAWCLGLAFXILDDIQGITKSSKELEKTARKDLESDKATYAKFMGIEESKRIAGKLVGQAMEEITLFDASKAAPFFYWADYMITKLAE encoded by the exons ATGGCACTCTTTGCAACCAATATCCCTAGAAATCCCACCATTAATATTGGCCTGAAATTCCCAACTAGAAAACCATTTGGTCACCTCAAATTTGTTTCCCGAAACAATATAAGGGCCGCCATTAATAATGTTGAAGATTCATCATCTTTTGTCCAACCCCATTATCCTCTATTGAAGTTGGACGAAGAATTCATTACCATGAAGGCAATAAAGGTTAATGAAGCATTAGAAAAGGCCATGCCCTTGCAACATCCTGAGGAAATCCACAAGGCCATGAGGTATGCTCTTCTATCCCACGGAAAACGCATACGTCCAATTTTATGTTTAGCTTCATGTGAACTAGTAGGAGGCGATGAGCATTTAGTAATGCCATCAGCTTGTGCTGTCGAAATGATTCACGCAACAACGTTGATTTTCAACAACCTACCGTGCATGGACAATGACGATATTAGACGTGGAAAgcccacaactcaaaaggtgttTGGTGAAGAAACTGCAATTCTTGCTGCTGGTGCCCTTCTCTCCCTTCCCTTCCAGCATATAGCAGAGA AATTAGTTTCCATCGACCGTGTTGTTAGAACCATTGTTGAACTGGGTTCTGCTGTTGGCTCGTTGGGGTTTATGGGGGGACAACTCTTGGATCTTCgttgaaaaggaaaggaaattaGCTTGAAAGAGTTGGAGTATATTCATGTTAATAAAGCCGCAAAGCTCATAGAGGCTTCCGTAGTTTGTGGGGCGATAACTGGAGAAGGGAATGAAATGGAAGTTGAGAGGATGAGGAAGTATGCTTGGTGTTTAGGGTTGGCATTTTAGATCTTAGACGACATTCAAGGAATCAC AAAGTCGTCCAAGGAATTAGAAAAGACAGCTAGGAAAGATTTGGAAAGCGACAAGGCAACTTATGCCAAGTTCATGGGGATTGAAGAGTCTAAAAGGATTGCAGGGAAGCTTGTAGGTCAAGCAATGGAGGAGATTACTCTCTTTGATGCTTCAAAGGCTGCTCCATTCTTTTATTGGGCTGATTACATGATAACAAAACTAGCagaataa
- the LOC125422106 gene encoding protein FAR1-RELATED SEQUENCE 9-like — MDFILRFNRALAQQRHEELGADHVDINENLVLKFPLEMEKQMTKIYTCKIFLKFQDELRNSSVIMPQFVRENATHKMYVVESSPKERVRRVREIAYDKELDFASCPCKKFESEGLSCRHILAFLRLFGNIPLPNQYIMKRWTRGVKCQIITDKQGVEIGGQRSSMLTWRAKLFQLASEVIDKAIIYEEASVIMNDGLQSLLGKIESIVSNTKSGGISEKGSTAHDYEALKDPSVVRAKGYRQRLKRGKEKATNAAKYRG, encoded by the coding sequence atggatttcataCTTCGATTTAATAGGGCGCTTGCACAGCAACGTCACGAAGAATTAGGGGCTGATCACGTTGATATTAATGAGAATCttgttttgaaatttccattggaaatggaaaagcaaatgACTAAGATTTACACATGCAAGatttttcttaagtttcaaGATGAGTTGCGGAATAGCTCAGTAATAATGCCACAATTTGTTCGTGAAAATGCTACACACAAAATGTATGTGGTCGAGAGTAGTCCAAAAGAACGTGTTCGTAGAGTGCGGGAAATTGCTTATGATAAAGAATTGGACTTTGCATCTTGTCCATGTAAGAAGTTTGAGAGTGAAGGACTCTCCTGTAGACATATCTTGGCATTTTTGAGACTGTTTGGTAACATTCCTTtgccaaatcaatatataatgaaaaggtgGACTAGAGGTGTAAAATGTCAAATAATAACCGATAAGCAAGGTGTTGAGATAGGTGGACAGCGTAGTTCAATGTTGACTTGGCGAGCTAAACTATTCCAACTTGCTTCGGAAGTCATTGATAAAGCCATAATATATGAAGAGGCAAGTGTAATTATGAATGATGGTCTTCAAAGTTTGCTAGGCAAGATTGAATCCATAGTTAGCAACACGAAAAGTGGAGGCATTTCTGAAAAAGGTAGCACTGCTCATGACTATGAGGCTTTGAAAGACCCATCTGTTGTGAGGGCAAAGGGATATAGACAAAGATTAAAAAGGGGAAAGGAGAAGGCAACAAATGCCGCAAAGTATAGAGGTTGA
- the LOC132803510 gene encoding protein FAR1-RELATED SEQUENCE 5-like, translated as MSVEQLEVNSDCRRVEDISLLSHSKSVDDVYIPQVAENCKPKVGQEFESIDGAHEFYIKYAKEVRFSVRSSSTKRCKGAKEVVRKKFVCFKEGVSSIKDGERKRCRGMTKENCKAKLAVVRSKTGKFVITVFVEEHSHPLSTPRRVHLLRSHRSVSKAKKSLTLQFSAANVPTHQQISILEFEAGGIENIGCTKKDIYNHEAKVQNELRGQDAELLKEYFLTEQEKDPCFFFKIDVDDGGKLKRCFWADSVSRRAYGCFSDVVVFDTTYNTNQYGMIFAPLVGVNNHG; from the coding sequence ATGAGTGTAGAACAGTTGGAAGTAAATTCAGATTGTAGACGAGTTGAAGACATATCCTTGCTGTCACATTCAAAATCCGTGGATGACGTTTACATTCCCCAAGTGGCCGAAAACTGCAAACCAAAGGTTGGACAAGAGTTTGAATCGATAGATGGAGCACATGAGTTCTACATTAAATATGCAAAAGAGGTGAGGTTTAGTGTTCGTAGCAGTTCGACTAAGAGATGTAAAGGTGCAAAAGAAGTTGTCAGGAAAaaatttgtgtgttttaaggAAGGAGTATCTTCTATAAAGGACGGTGAGAGAAAAAGGTGTCGGGGGAtgacaaaagaaaattgtaaagcTAAACTTGCCGTGGTTAGGTCAAAAACGGGGAAATTTGTCATCACtgtatttgttgaagaacaTAGTCATCCATTATCAACCCCTCGAAGAGTGCATTTATTGAGATCACATCGTAGTGTGTCTAAAGCCAAGAAGTCACTAACTTTGCAGTTTTCAGCAGCAAATGTGCCAACTCATCAACAAATAAGcattcttgaatttgaagctgGAGGTATAGAGAATATTGGGTGTACAAAGAAGGATATATATAACCATGAAGCTAAGGTGCAGAATGAATTAAGAGGACAAGATGCAGAACTTTTAAAGGAATATTTCCTAACCGAGCAAGAAAAGGATCCatgcttcttttttaaaatagatgtaGATGATGGTGGTAAATTGAAGCGTTGTTTTTGGGCTGATTCGGTGTCTAGAAGAGCTTATGGATGTTTTAGTGATGTAGTTGTATTTGATACAACTTACAACACTAATCAATATGGTATGATATTTGCACCCTTGGTGGGGGTGAACAATCATGGTTAA